The Lewinellaceae bacterium genome has a segment encoding these proteins:
- a CDS encoding inorganic phosphate transporter, with protein sequence MGTIFLGLVIVLFLLAISDLVVGVSNDAVNFLNSAIGSKAATFKTIMIIATLGILLGASFSSGMMEVARKGIFHPQNFFFDEIIIIFLAVMITDVILLDLFNTFGMPTSTTVSIVFELLGAAVAISMIKVNGENPLGYQMGDLINSAKALAIISGILLSVAIAFISGLVAQFFGRLVFTFDYEKKLKYLGSVWGGLAITAITYFILVKGAKGSAFISNETAAYIQENTLKILAFSFVAWSVILQIVYLVFRINILRIVVLVGTFALAMAFAGNDLVNFIGVPLAGYEAFREWSAQTNFAANEYLMSGLAGAVKTPPFFLLLAGAIMAVTLWFSKKARSVTETEINLAKQEVGYERFESSMLSRFLVRSFSGIGNISKIVPDAATSWMKNRFDRTSLTDNADTPSFDLLRASVNLFMASILISYATAQKLPLSTTYVTFMVAMGSSLADGAWGRESAVYRISGVLSVIGGWFFTAFMAFSLAFGMALLFHYGGTVGIFAMIAVAIFIIFRTHALHRRREEKKGAMQHESETEDQITSSKLVQKSQEYLLYLLENVKIALGEYLTGLAAEDRKLLKKAYEDFEIVYEKTTTLKKNLNKTVDRLNESALESGYYYARVLENLRNVANSTFFLISPSFEHVSNNHRPLTDDQHTELLNINKEITEFLEEAGINIEQGHEVPSDKLKKERDDILLVIRGCRKNQIKRIKHGTVGTRNSMLFFGLLEESKNLILFTSSLLKSHRDLMDIVLGKKVEEEDI encoded by the coding sequence ATGGGAACGATATTTTTAGGGTTAGTCATCGTCCTTTTTTTATTGGCAATTTCCGACCTGGTCGTCGGAGTGAGTAATGACGCAGTTAATTTCCTGAATTCAGCCATCGGCTCAAAAGCTGCAACCTTTAAAACCATCATGATCATTGCCACGTTGGGTATATTGCTGGGAGCCAGTTTTTCGAGTGGAATGATGGAAGTGGCCAGGAAAGGGATTTTTCACCCACAGAATTTCTTTTTTGATGAGATCATCATCATTTTCCTGGCCGTAATGATCACAGATGTTATTCTTCTCGATCTTTTCAATACTTTTGGGATGCCCACTTCTACCACGGTATCCATTGTATTTGAGTTGTTGGGAGCCGCTGTAGCCATTTCGATGATCAAAGTTAACGGAGAAAATCCTTTGGGATACCAAATGGGAGATCTCATCAATTCCGCCAAAGCCCTGGCCATCATTTCCGGGATATTATTGTCGGTGGCCATTGCGTTTATTAGTGGATTGGTCGCACAGTTTTTTGGACGACTGGTGTTTACTTTTGATTATGAGAAAAAACTAAAATACCTCGGTTCTGTTTGGGGAGGGTTGGCTATTACGGCCATTACCTATTTTATCCTGGTGAAAGGGGCTAAGGGTTCTGCTTTTATCTCCAATGAAACTGCGGCATATATCCAGGAAAACACCCTGAAGATTTTAGCTTTCAGCTTCGTAGCCTGGTCGGTTATTCTTCAAATTGTTTACCTGGTTTTCCGCATCAATATCCTCCGGATCGTCGTTTTGGTTGGTACTTTTGCCCTGGCAATGGCCTTTGCCGGTAATGACCTCGTTAATTTCATCGGGGTACCCCTTGCCGGATATGAAGCCTTCAGGGAATGGTCGGCTCAAACGAATTTTGCAGCCAATGAATACCTGATGTCCGGCCTTGCCGGAGCCGTGAAGACCCCGCCATTTTTTTTGTTACTGGCCGGAGCCATCATGGCGGTCACTTTATGGTTTTCCAAAAAAGCACGTTCGGTGACTGAAACAGAGATCAACCTGGCCAAACAGGAGGTGGGTTACGAACGTTTCGAGTCTTCCATGTTATCTCGTTTTTTGGTGAGATCTTTCTCCGGAATAGGAAATATATCTAAAATAGTCCCCGATGCTGCAACAAGCTGGATGAAAAACAGGTTCGATCGTACCTCACTTACGGACAATGCAGATACTCCTTCTTTTGACTTGCTAAGGGCCTCCGTCAACTTATTTATGGCCAGTATTCTAATCTCCTATGCTACCGCTCAAAAGTTACCCTTATCCACTACTTATGTAACCTTTATGGTGGCCATGGGATCTTCCCTGGCGGACGGAGCCTGGGGAAGAGAAAGTGCTGTTTACCGCATTTCCGGGGTATTGTCTGTAATTGGAGGCTGGTTTTTTACGGCCTTTATGGCATTTTCGCTGGCATTTGGCATGGCATTGCTCTTTCATTATGGAGGAACGGTAGGTATCTTCGCAATGATTGCAGTCGCTATTTTTATCATCTTCAGAACCCATGCCCTGCACCGTCGCCGGGAAGAAAAAAAAGGAGCCATGCAACATGAGTCGGAAACAGAAGACCAGATTACTTCCTCAAAATTGGTTCAAAAAAGCCAGGAGTACCTGCTTTACCTGCTCGAAAATGTAAAAATTGCTCTGGGGGAATATTTGACTGGATTGGCTGCAGAAGACCGGAAACTCCTCAAAAAAGCCTATGAGGATTTTGAGATCGTTTACGAAAAAACGACCACCCTCAAAAAAAATCTCAACAAAACGGTGGATAGGTTAAATGAATCTGCGCTTGAATCAGGATATTATTATGCGCGGGTTCTTGAAAACCTGAGGAATGTTGCCAATAGTACTTTCTTTCTCATTTCGCCAAGTTTCGAACATGTGAGCAATAACCACCGGCCACTCACGGATGACCAGCACACTGAACTTTTAAATATTAATAAAGAAATCACCGAATTCCTGGAGGAAGCCGGAATTAATATTGAGCAAGGGCATGAAGTGCCTTCCGATAAGCTGAAAAAGGAACGTGATGATATTCTGCTCGTGATTCGCGGCTGTCGTAAAAATCAGATTAAACGCATCAAACACGGAACGGTAGGTACCCGAAACAGTATGCTCTTCTTTGGATTATTAGAAGAATCCAAGAACCTGATCCTCTTTACCAGCAGTCTTCTTAAATCCCACAGAGATTTA